From Streptomyces sp. NBC_01551:
CGGGCACCGGGACGGGGGCCACGCCCCAGTCGCCCTCCTTCATGCCGTGGCTCTTGAAGGAGGTGGCGGCGCTCTGCCAGAGCACCATGGCCGTCTTGCCGGCCGCGAAGTCCTGGAGGGACTGGTTCTGGGCGTACTCGGCGTTGCCCGGGGCGATGATCTTGTCCTTGGCCATCAGGTCGACATACTGCTTGACGGCTTCGACGGCGCCCGGGCTGTCGAAGGTGGGCTTGCCGGCCGCGTCGAAGAAGTCCGCGCCGTGCTGCCGGGCGAGGACGAAGACCTGGTGGATGTTGTTGGCGAGGTTCGACCCCTCCGCGCCGAGGGCCCAGCAGCCGTCCCTGGACAGCCTCTGCCCGGTCGTGACCATCTCGTCCCAGGTGGCCGGGGGCTTCTCGATGCCCGCCTCCCGGAACATCTTCTTGTTGTAGTAGAGCGCGTACGACATCGAGTAGAGCGGGACGGCGGCCGGGTCCTGGCCGGTGGCGCCGGCCGAGCCGATGGCGGAGGCGACGAAGCGGTCCTTGCCTCCGATGGCGCCGAACTTCTCGGCGTCCCAGGGCAGCAGTGCCCCGGTGGCCTGGAGGGAGGCGGACCAGGTGTTGCCGATGTTGAGTACGTCGGGCCCCTGGCCGGAGGCGGTGGCGGCGAGGATCCGGTTGAGGAGGTCCGCCCAGGGAACCACCTCCAGCTTGACCTTGATGCCGGTCTGCTGCTCGAACTTCTTCAGCTCGGGGCCGAGGGTCGCCTCGTCCGCCGCGATGTCGGGGCCCTGGTTGGAGGCCCAGTAGGTGAGTTCCTTCGGGGCGGTGTTGGAGCCGCCCCCGCCGTTCGTCGTGCCGCCGCCGCAGCCGGCGGCCGTGGCGGCGAGGAGGGAGACGGCGATCGCGGTGGTGGTGGCGGCTCGGGCTCTGCGCATGGCGGATCGGCCCCTTTCGGCAGGGTCGGGGAAAGCCGGCGGGCGGGTCTCGGCCGGGGCGCCTCGTCGGCGCCCACTGGTCCAGGCCTTAATTTAGGACGTGAGTTAAGCCTCGTGAAAGGGTCGCGTCAAGAGCTCGCGCAGGGGTATGTTGCGACCAACTGCAGGGCGGGAGGAGACAGATGACGACAGGGCGTAGCGGCCGTACGGTGCGGGACCTGCGGCGCGGCAACCGCAGCGCCGTGCTCCAGCGGCTGTACTTCGGCGGACCGATGAGCCGTCAGGAGCTGGGGCCGGCGACGGGGCTGAGCTCCGGATCCGTCAGCAACGTCGTCGGCGAGCTCATCGCGGACGGCTTGCTGGAGGAGGCGGGCGTCGTGGACTCGGACGGGGGCCGCCCGCGGACCCTGCTGCGGGTCTCCCCCGGCAGCGCCCACCTGATCGGGGTCGACGTCGGCGAGACCCGGGTCCGCGTCGAGCTGTTCGACCTCACCCTGACCGAACTCGCCCGTACCGAACTGCCGTTGCTGCCGCGCGGCTGCTACGACGTCGGCCCGATCGTGGACCACGTCCGGACGGGGATCGCGGCGGTGCTGGCGCAGGCCGGCGTCGGCACGGACCGGCTGCTGGGCGTGGGCGTGGGCGTCCCGGGGATAGTGGACCGCGAGGCGCCGGGCGGCGCGGTCGTCCACGGGCAGACGATCGGGTGGGACGCGGTGCCGCTGGAGGCCCTGCTGCGCGCGACGGGGGCGCTGCCGCAGGAGGTCCCGTACCTCATCGACAACGGCGCCCGGACGCTCGGCCAGGCGGAGATGTGGTTCGGGGCGGGGCGGGGCGCACGGGACGCCGTGGTGGTCCTGTTCGGGTCCGGGGTCGGCGCGAGCCTGATCACGGACGGCTCGCCGGAGGGCGGCAGTACGGAGGGCACCCCTCTGGAGTGGGGCCACTTGACGGTCTCGGTCCGCGGGCGGCGCTGCCGGTGCGGGGCGCTGGGCTGCCTGGAGGCGTACACGGGGGCGGAGTCGCTGCTGGCGCGGTGGGCGGAGCTCGGCGGGGACGTCGGGGGCCGGCGGGCCGACGCGGCGAACGAGGAGGAAGCCCTCGCGGCCCTGCTGGCGGCGGCGCTCGCGGACGACCCGGTGGCGCGGGACGTCCTCGACGAGACGGCGGAGTACCTGGGCGCGGGGCTGTCGGACGTGATCAACCTGTTCCGGCCGGAGCGGATCCTGATCGGCGGCTGGGCCGGCCTGCTGCTGGGCCCGTACATCCTCCCGGCGGTACGGGAGCACGCGACGCGCTACTCCCTGCGCCACCCGGCCGCCCGGGTCGCGATCGAGCTGGGCTCCCTCGGCCCGGACGCGGTCACGGTGGGCGCGGCCACGCTGCCCCTGTCCGCCTTCTTCACCACCGGCGGCCGCCGCCCCGCCCCGCCCGCCCTCCCCGAACAGCCGGGCTGGCGAACCGCGTTGACCCGGCGGGGCTAGGGAGTGTCGTCAAAGCGGCGCCTGGCCCGCGCCGCCCTTGCCGGGGGCCGGCGGGCGCCCCGGAGCGGAAGGAGAAGGCCGACCTCGTGGCGGACCACCGGATCCGGGAGCTGGACCTGACCGGCAAGATCCGGATGCGACTGGTACCGGCGGCCCGCGAGGTGCGCGCGCTCCACGAGCAGCGGGGCAACCCGTCGCACGAGCACTCCGGCAGCAGGCAGAACGGCCGCGGGGGCACGACCGTCGCCGCCCGGCAGTGGCGGATCCAGAAGGGCGAGGACGGCCGCCGGCACCTGGTCGAGACGCTCCGCTTCAGCAGCCGGGAGATCCAGGACCTCCTGCGCACCAACGTCACCGACGCGGGCTGGACGTGGCGCGGGGTGCTGCACAAGCCGTGACGGGCGCAGCCGCGGACCCGGCCCGGGGTCCGGGGGCCGGCGCGGCGGCGCGCCGCGCCAGGGCCCGGCTCACTCGTACTCCGTGCCGCCCTTGCGGGTCAGGTACGCCGGGCTGACGGCCTTCGCGATGGCGCGGCCGCCGACGACCGGGCTGTAGCGCTCCGCCGCCGGGCGGATGACGACGCCCTCGCGCAGGTGCAGGTTCCGCCCGGAGACGGTCTCGCGGCCGGTGGCCAGCTCCAGGACCACGTCCAGCGTGTACGGACCCTCGAACAGCCTCGGCACCTGCGGGAGTTCCCCGTCCGCCAGCACCTCGGCCGGGTCCAGCCAGCGCACCTGGCCGTCGATCTCGGCGGAGACGTCGAAGACCGCGAACCCGGGGGCCGAGCCGGCCAGCGCGGCGTGCGCCCCGTAGCCCAGGTCCTGGACGCCCGTCCCGTACACCTCGCCGAAGATCCCGACGCGGCTCGCGCCCAGCGTCCCGGCGAGCCGGGCGGCGACCTCCGCCACGCCGTGGCCGCGTACGGCCCGCCAGTACACGTTGCGCTCGTCCTCCTTGAGGGCCAGGCCCTTGGCCCCGATGCCCTTGGAGGAAACGAGCACCCGCTCCCCCTCGGCGACGTACGTCAGCAGGCAGGCGGTCCCGTGGAGCTTCTCCGTCAGGACGACCGGCTCGCCGGGCTCGAAGATGTGCGGGTAGCGCTGGAGGTTC
This genomic window contains:
- a CDS encoding ROK family transcriptional regulator; the encoded protein is MTTGRSGRTVRDLRRGNRSAVLQRLYFGGPMSRQELGPATGLSSGSVSNVVGELIADGLLEEAGVVDSDGGRPRTLLRVSPGSAHLIGVDVGETRVRVELFDLTLTELARTELPLLPRGCYDVGPIVDHVRTGIAAVLAQAGVGTDRLLGVGVGVPGIVDREAPGGAVVHGQTIGWDAVPLEALLRATGALPQEVPYLIDNGARTLGQAEMWFGAGRGARDAVVVLFGSGVGASLITDGSPEGGSTEGTPLEWGHLTVSVRGRRCRCGALGCLEAYTGAESLLARWAELGGDVGGRRADAANEEEALAALLAAALADDPVARDVLDETAEYLGAGLSDVINLFRPERILIGGWAGLLLGPYILPAVREHATRYSLRHPAARVAIELGSLGPDAVTVGAATLPLSAFFTTGGRRPAPPALPEQPGWRTALTRRG
- a CDS encoding sugar ABC transporter substrate-binding protein — its product is MRRARAATTTAIAVSLLAATAAGCGGGTTNGGGGSNTAPKELTYWASNQGPDIAADEATLGPELKKFEQQTGIKVKLEVVPWADLLNRILAATASGQGPDVLNIGNTWSASLQATGALLPWDAEKFGAIGGKDRFVASAIGSAGATGQDPAAVPLYSMSYALYYNKKMFREAGIEKPPATWDEMVTTGQRLSRDGCWALGAEGSNLANNIHQVFVLARQHGADFFDAAGKPTFDSPGAVEAVKQYVDLMAKDKIIAPGNAEYAQNQSLQDFAAGKTAMVLWQSAATSFKSHGMKEGDWGVAPVPVPAGGAPGTGTNTNSMVAGINMAVFKNTDNIDGALTFVKFMTGDEEQKILNKAYGSIPPVKAAQSDAAFATEDLTVLRETLSTSAAPLPQVPQESQFETTVGTAVKELFADAAAGRPVTTESVKAKLTKAQQQMAS
- a CDS encoding RNA ligase (ATP), translated to MSTLRVTVEELTVHDHPNADALELAQVGLYRAVVAKGAYRTGDFALYIPEQAVLPAALIEELGLTGRLAGSACDRVKAVRLRGELSQGLVCRPGALAEVDLGQAAEEGTDFAGLLGITKWAPPIPTTMDGDVESAPDLLPWVDIENLQRYPHIFEPGEPVVLTEKLHGTACLLTYVAEGERVLVSSKGIGAKGLALKEDERNVYWRAVRGHGVAEVAARLAGTLGASRVGIFGEVYGTGVQDLGYGAHAALAGSAPGFAVFDVSAEIDGQVRWLDPAEVLADGELPQVPRLFEGPYTLDVVLELATGRETVSGRNLHLREGVVIRPAAERYSPVVGGRAIAKAVSPAYLTRKGGTEYE